In Phragmites australis chromosome 17, lpPhrAust1.1, whole genome shotgun sequence, the following are encoded in one genomic region:
- the LOC133897101 gene encoding probable protein S-acyltransferase 19 codes for MARKHGWQLPAHTLQIVAITVFFLLVVAFYAFFAPFLGKQVLEYIAIGVYTPVAFVVLILYIRCTSINPADPGIMSKFEDGLINLPTNSAGVEGTSLPQKANNATGTNSPTSTCRSSLDGHSNQRGSSIGAANINLGSQLPKKRSSCWFLGGLLCALFVKEDCRKPDASEQQENGEDALFCTLCNAEVRKFSKHCRSCDKCVDGFDHHCRWLNNCVGRKNYFTFLALMAISLIWLAIEFGAGISVIVLCFVDKNASRNIQDKLGNGLTRAPFAVIVGIFTLLSLVACIPLGELFFFHMILIRKGITTYDYVVAMRAMSEAAPEDEEGANIIYSPSNSATTGFSVGSSLGLHHKGAWCTPPRIFIDQDEVIPHLEPGMVPSTVDPDAAGYAERANKAKKAVKISARSLAKLDRNEVMKAAAKARASSSVLRPIDARRGHESDAISSSNASVRSSMSVDYSGTKESNSEMRLSPLQNSYPQSLASQDDYETGTPTASSLSSPVHIHKLASHSQFSAAPHPPPPEKPAPGMVRPPVPTTQITNPMFQSATSYVRENRRASVVWDQEAGRYVSVPAQTKTGPSVEVAARNPRFLVNPSGEPSNHGRNLAPGNTSSSAIPAGQPSERLTYTGQSIFFGGPILSTPGINAQRRNESAARTHPEGSRDPNALQRDMRGERARTGSLPVFAPGTFQRNPPFDK; via the exons CTGGTGGTTGCATTTTATGCCTTCTTTGCACCATTTCTGGGAAAGCAAGTCCTTGAGTATATCGCGATAGGTGTTTATACTCCTGTG GCATTTGTGGTTTTGATCCTATATATTCGATGCACAAGTATAAACCCTGCGGACCCTGGGATCATGTCAAAGTTTGAGGATGGCCTTATCAATTTACCAACCAACAGTGCTGGAGTAGAAGGCACGAGTTTGCCCCAGAAAGCAAACAATGCTACTGGAACAAACTCCCCAACATCGACTTGCAGAAGCTCTCTAGATGGGCATTCTAATCAGAGAGGTTCATCAATAGGGGCGGCAAACATAAATCTAGGATCACAACTgccaaagaaaagatcaagCTGTTGGTTTCTTGGTGGGCTTCTGTGTGCTTTGTTTGTCAAGGAGGACTGCCGGAAACCTGATGCCTCAGAGCAACAAGAAAATGGTGAAGATGCTCTGTTTTGCACATTATGTAACGCTGAG GTTCGCAAATTCAGCAAGCACTGCAGAAGTTGTGACAAGTGTGTGGATGGATTTGATCATCATTGTCGG TGGCTAAATAACTGTGTTGGGCGGAAGAACTATTTTACGTTCCTTGCTCTGATGGCAATCAGCCTCATCTGG CTTGCAATTGAATTTGGAGCGGGCATTTCTGTTATTGTACTCTGCTTTGTCGATAAGAATGCATCAAGAAATATCCAAGACAAGCTGGGGAATGGCTTGACTCGTGCTCCATTTGCTGTTATTGTG GGCATATTTACCTTACTTTCATTGGTGGCCTGCATACCTTTAGGGGAACTTTTCTTCTTCCACATGATATTGATAAGAAAG GGGATCACAACTTACGATTATGTTGTTGCAATGAGAGCTATGAGTGAGGCAGCTCCAGAGGATGAGGAAGGAGCAAATATCATTTACTCCCCATCAAATTCAGCGACAACTGGGTTCAGTGTCGGAAGTTCACTTGGTCTTCACCACAAGGGTGCTTGGTGTACCCCTCCAAGGATATTTATTGATCAG GATGAAGTGATCCCACATTTGGAGCCCGGAATGGTGCCTTCAACCGTGGACCCTGATGCTGCTGGATATGCTGAAAGAGCAAACAAAGCCAAGAAGGCAGTCAAAATCAGTGCTCGGAGCCTCGCAAAGCTGGATAGAAATGAGGTAATGAAAGCTGCAGCAAAAGCTCGGGCGTCATCCTCGGTTCTCCGACCGATAGATGCCCGTCGTGGTCATGAAAGTGATGCTATCTCCAGCAGCAATGCCAGCGTCCGGAGTAGCATGAGTGTTGACTACAGCGGCACAAAGGAATCAAATAGTGAGATGAGACTTTCTCCACTTCAGAACTCATACCCCCAAAGCCTTGCAAGCCAGGATGACTACGAAACCGGCACACCAACTGCAAGCAGTTTAAGCAGCCCAGTCCACATCCACAAGCTTGCCTCTCACTCTCAGTTCAGTGCAGCGCCTCATCCTCCACCTCCTGAAAAGCCGGCGCCAGGGATGGTGCGGCCTCCTGTTCCTACCACACAAATAACCAATCCAATGTTCCAGTCAGCGACATCTTATGTTCGAGAGAACCGAAGGGCCTCTGTTGTTTGGGATCAAGAGGCTGGTCGGTATGTGTCAGTGCCTGCACAAACAAAAACAGGACCCAGTGTCGAGGTGGCAGCAAGAAACCCACGCTTCTTGGTGAACCCAAGTGGCGAGCCTAGCAACCATGGGAGAAACCTTGCGCCTGGGAACACCTCATCCTCAGCGATTCCGGCAGGACAGCCGTCTGAGAGACTGACATATACTGGGCAGTCAATATTCTTTGGCGGTCCCATTCTGAGCACCCCTGGTATCAACGCTCAAAGGAGGAATGAGTCAGCCGCAAGAACACACCCTGAGGGAAGTAGAGATCCTAATGCCCTCCAGCGTGATATGCGGGGCGAGAGAGCGCGGACGGGATCCCTACCTGTGTTTGCACCTGGGACTTTCCAGAGGAATCCACCGTTTGACAAGTGA